The Leptospira sp. WS39.C2 genome contains a region encoding:
- a CDS encoding myxococcus cysteine-rich repeat containing protein — protein sequence MGCQFLEKENNEDDQNSILTLVAAATQNNLPQEPETYQSVGGNLTGQLNGGTVVFQLNGTNNLSISAVGTFVFTSKIKSNSNYTVSVFTNPNGITCGITNKATGNISTTDITDIIADCTICGNGVKLSYEACDDGNLTNGDGCNNSCRIESGYSCNNSSPTVCVSI from the coding sequence ATGGGATGTCAATTTCTTGAAAAAGAAAATAATGAAGATGATCAAAATTCAATATTAACTCTTGTAGCTGCTGCTACTCAAAACAATTTACCTCAGGAACCTGAAACCTATCAAAGTGTAGGTGGGAATTTAACTGGACAACTAAATGGAGGAACCGTAGTTTTCCAGTTAAATGGAACAAATAATCTTTCGATATCCGCAGTCGGAACATTTGTTTTTACTTCAAAAATTAAATCAAATAGTAATTATACTGTTTCTGTATTTACAAATCCAAATGGTATAACTTGTGGAATCACAAATAAGGCAACTGGAAATATCTCAACAACAGATATAACAGACATTATAGCAGATTGTACTATTTGTGGAAATGGTGTAAAACTTTCCTATGAAGCATGTGATGACGGAAATTTAACAAATGGAGACGGGTGTAATAATAGCTGTAGGATAGAATCGGGTTACTCATGTAATAATTCATCACCTACTGTTTGCGTAAGTATCTGA
- a CDS encoding PHB depolymerase family esterase, which yields MKKVIILSVLLFGLLSCAGYFYKLKTNEKKDFFVLDGVKRSYLVHYPKKWDGLPIPLLVALHGRFGNGISMMKQTKLNEVADEKGFIVIFPDGYKRSWADGRGSSPADEASINDVVFIESIVKRMVAEGSVDPKSVFLVGHSNGGFMAQRLAIEKPELWKGVMSVAAQLSVAHLKTKQNFKNHPVSVGIMAGTEDPLVPYSGGYVRDGKEILSVADSILRWKEWNGCNESIDKKTKDFIEDGNTLVINFERYEQCADNKIVTLIRLNGLGHSWPGETPMLPFVNQGKTTKVIDASLFVWEFMDSLK from the coding sequence ATGAAAAAAGTAATAATTTTATCGGTACTTTTGTTTGGGTTATTATCATGTGCAGGTTATTTTTATAAACTTAAAACTAACGAAAAAAAAGATTTTTTTGTATTGGATGGCGTGAAACGAAGTTATCTCGTTCATTATCCCAAAAAATGGGATGGATTACCAATTCCATTGTTAGTTGCACTTCATGGAAGATTTGGGAATGGAATTTCTATGATGAAACAAACCAAATTAAATGAAGTCGCTGATGAGAAAGGATTTATCGTAATTTTCCCTGATGGATATAAGAGAAGTTGGGCGGATGGGAGAGGTAGTTCTCCTGCTGATGAAGCGTCAATCAATGATGTGGTTTTTATAGAATCTATCGTAAAACGAATGGTTGCTGAAGGTTCTGTAGATCCAAAATCTGTCTTTTTAGTTGGTCACTCCAATGGAGGATTTATGGCACAAAGACTCGCTATAGAAAAACCAGAATTATGGAAAGGGGTGATGAGTGTCGCAGCTCAACTCTCAGTGGCTCACTTAAAAACAAAACAAAACTTCAAAAATCATCCAGTTTCTGTTGGAATTATGGCCGGAACAGAAGATCCATTGGTTCCATATAGCGGAGGTTATGTTCGTGATGGAAAAGAAATTTTATCTGTAGCCGATTCTATACTTCGTTGGAAAGAATGGAATGGATGTAATGAATCAATTGATAAAAAAACAAAAGATTTTATTGAAGATGGGAATACATTAGTAATCAATTTTGAACGTTATGAACAATGTGCAGACAATAAAATTGTAACATTAATCCGTTTAAATGGCCTTGGTCATAGTTGGCCAGGTGAAACTCCGATGTTACCTTTTGTAAACCAAGGTAAAACTACAAAGGTAATCGATGCTTCATTGTTTGTCTGGGAATTTATGGATAGTTTAAAATGA
- a CDS encoding DNA alkylation repair protein, translating into MEPLKEIYSKNWIKNISDQVAKIDSNIKPEEFQKKILESPWKQYELKERINRIAEVFIFFWGNSLTEIEPKLLDLIQLLREEGINDFNFPFIFVNDIVSKAGLNEFDRSMRILEKTTIFSSAEFAIRFYYQNHFEKTLKQMEKWSRHREALVRRLASEGSRPLLPWGIGIPTIKKNPEIHLTILENLWNDENEIVRRSVSNHLNDISKIQPDLVLKFCKNKFGVSEILDKNLKHALRGLLKKGDQRALSYFQYDTKWNPKDLLFKIKKKKIKIGESLEFQFQFMNHSVQKTKLRIEYKIGFLLAKGKLGYKMFQIGEKLLQPNDTIDIVKSHSFKKITTRVYYPGIHTITLVVNGNECMTLKFELLTG; encoded by the coding sequence ATGGAACCATTAAAAGAAATATATTCAAAAAATTGGATCAAAAACATAAGCGATCAAGTCGCAAAAATAGATTCTAATATCAAACCTGAAGAATTCCAAAAAAAGATTCTTGAATCACCTTGGAAACAATATGAGCTGAAGGAAAGAATTAATCGCATTGCAGAAGTTTTTATATTTTTTTGGGGAAACTCTCTTACCGAAATTGAACCTAAACTTTTAGATTTAATTCAATTGTTAAGAGAAGAAGGAATCAATGATTTTAATTTCCCATTTATCTTCGTAAACGATATAGTATCTAAAGCAGGATTAAATGAATTTGATAGATCGATGCGAATATTAGAAAAAACAACTATATTTTCGAGCGCAGAGTTTGCGATTCGCTTTTATTACCAAAATCATTTTGAAAAAACATTAAAACAAATGGAAAAGTGGTCAAGGCATAGGGAAGCATTGGTGCGACGTTTAGCTAGCGAAGGAAGCCGCCCTTTGTTACCTTGGGGAATTGGTATCCCAACTATCAAAAAAAATCCAGAGATACATTTAACAATATTAGAAAATTTATGGAATGATGAAAATGAAATTGTAAGAAGGAGTGTTTCCAATCATTTAAATGATATTTCTAAAATCCAACCAGACCTAGTTTTGAAGTTTTGTAAAAATAAATTCGGTGTATCTGAAATCTTAGATAAAAATTTAAAACATGCCTTACGTGGATTATTGAAAAAAGGAGACCAAAGAGCTTTGTCATATTTTCAATATGATACAAAATGGAATCCTAAAGATCTTTTATTTAAAATCAAAAAGAAAAAAATTAAAATTGGTGAATCATTAGAATTCCAATTTCAATTTATGAACCATTCTGTCCAAAAAACTAAACTTAGGATTGAGTATAAAATTGGGTTTTTATTAGCAAAAGGGAAATTAGGATACAAAATGTTTCAAATTGGTGAAAAATTATTACAACCAAATGATACGATTGATATAGTAAAATCTCATTCATTTAAAAAGATCACCACTAGAGTTTATTACCCTGGGATTCATACGATTACATTAGTAGTGAATGGTAATGAATGTATGACTTTAAAATTTGAGTTATTAACTGGTTAA
- a CDS encoding NADPH-dependent FMN reductase, producing MEVLKPKILAISGGISSTSYNRKIITRLKIEFSEVCDILINDDIVNFPFFDSGISEEETPNSVKLFLEKVKDADAVLICSPEYVYSIPGVLKNALEWSVASVVFTDKPVALITAATVGNKAHESLILILKTIGAKLTDKTNLLVSGVKGKISADGQFIDDETKRSIYSLMQGLLENIG from the coding sequence ATGGAAGTCCTAAAACCTAAAATTTTAGCAATATCAGGTGGTATTAGCTCAACGTCTTATAATCGGAAAATCATAACAAGATTGAAAATTGAATTTTCCGAGGTTTGTGATATTTTAATTAATGATGATATCGTTAATTTTCCTTTTTTTGATTCAGGTATTTCTGAAGAAGAAACACCTAATTCAGTGAAACTATTTTTAGAAAAAGTTAAAGATGCCGATGCTGTTTTGATTTGTTCTCCAGAATATGTGTATAGTATTCCTGGAGTTTTAAAAAATGCATTAGAATGGTCTGTTGCATCTGTTGTTTTCACTGATAAACCTGTGGCTTTAATAACCGCTGCAACAGTAGGTAATAAAGCACATGAATCATTGATTTTGATATTGAAAACTATCGGAGCAAAGTTAACCGATAAAACAAATTTGTTGGTATCTGGTGTAAAAGGAAAAATATCCGCTGATGGTCAATTTATAGATGATGAAACTAAACGTTCTATTTATAGTTTGATGCAAGGTTTATTGGAAAATATAGGATGA
- a CDS encoding Crp/Fnr family transcriptional regulator: protein MGLKESLAKLSMINIKRGEVLFKEGVPSNGAMFFLFEGQLDIYKQIEGKHTKLRSILPGEFFGEMAIINNSPRAASIVVVSETAKLGIINRTTFVQMSQESPEFLFLLLKKVIERLYETDGKIRAIKRKQDEDSVISKVIPSGENQNSSEPDGDSQEQVSLGTFTDDAQTIGE from the coding sequence ATGGGACTTAAAGAATCTCTCGCAAAACTCAGTATGATCAATATCAAACGTGGTGAAGTCCTTTTTAAAGAAGGAGTACCCTCTAATGGAGCAATGTTTTTTTTGTTCGAAGGTCAATTGGATATCTACAAACAAATTGAAGGGAAACATACTAAACTAAGAAGTATTTTACCTGGTGAATTTTTTGGAGAAATGGCAATTATCAATAATAGCCCTAGAGCAGCTTCCATTGTAGTAGTATCGGAAACTGCAAAACTTGGAATCATCAACAGAACTACATTTGTTCAAATGAGCCAGGAAAGTCCTGAATTTTTGTTTTTACTGCTGAAAAAAGTAATCGAAAGATTGTATGAAACGGATGGAAAAATCCGAGCCATCAAAAGAAAACAGGATGAAGACTCAGTGATATCAAAAGTAATCCCCAGTGGCGAAAACCAAAACTCGAGTGAACCTGATGGTGACAGTCAGGAACAAGTTTCATTGGGAACTTTTACAGATGATGCACAAACCATCGGCGAATGA
- a CDS encoding NAD(P)H-dependent oxidoreductase, which translates to MKQNILIVLGHPNLNSYCAQLANTYVEAAKSSGHEAHLLNLTELNFDYNLKFGYHKEKKQTLEPDIVKSQSLIQNANHLVFIYPSWWASMPAILKAWIDRVFLPGFAFAYQKHSPFPKQLLKGKTARIIITMDAPTWYYKWVNRSPGVQLLKHGTLQFCGVKKVKVTYLDQIRFRNHETLSKWIQNIEQLGKKGE; encoded by the coding sequence ATGAAACAGAATATCTTAATCGTACTTGGGCATCCCAACCTCAATTCCTATTGTGCCCAATTGGCAAATACTTATGTGGAAGCAGCCAAATCTTCAGGTCATGAAGCTCATTTATTAAATTTAACCGAACTCAATTTCGATTATAATTTAAAATTCGGGTATCATAAAGAGAAGAAACAAACATTAGAACCAGATATCGTAAAAAGCCAATCACTCATTCAAAATGCAAATCATTTGGTTTTTATTTATCCAAGTTGGTGGGCTAGTATGCCTGCAATTTTAAAAGCCTGGATCGATAGAGTTTTTTTACCTGGTTTTGCATTCGCATACCAAAAACATTCACCATTTCCAAAACAATTACTCAAAGGCAAAACAGCGAGAATCATCATCACCATGGACGCCCCCACTTGGTATTACAAATGGGTCAATCGTAGTCCAGGGGTTCAGTTGTTAAAACATGGAACATTGCAATTTTGTGGTGTGAAAAAAGTAAAAGTTACATATTTAGATCAAATTAGATTTCGAAATCATGAGACCTTAAGTAAGTGGATTCAAAATATAGAACAACTTGGAAAAAAAGGTGAATGA
- a CDS encoding Crp/Fnr family transcriptional regulator gives MSIPKKDNRLNIFDFVNTVPTKTFKRGEIIVREGDASNEKMYFILSGTLSVGMGAPDQGNFHEVRKLSTGEFFGEIALISAHPRAMTVFIESDRAQLGILDKQNLIRIANSNPMFVYALLQTYVERLIEAEQKLKDLTEVSDGT, from the coding sequence ATGTCCATTCCTAAAAAAGATAATCGTCTCAACATATTCGACTTCGTTAATACTGTCCCAACAAAGACATTCAAACGAGGTGAAATCATCGTACGCGAAGGTGATGCATCGAATGAAAAAATGTATTTTATATTAAGTGGAACATTGTCCGTGGGAATGGGAGCACCAGACCAAGGAAATTTCCATGAAGTTAGAAAGTTATCTACAGGTGAGTTTTTTGGAGAAATTGCGCTTATCTCTGCTCACCCAAGAGCGATGACAGTGTTTATTGAATCTGATCGTGCCCAATTAGGAATTCTTGATAAACAAAACTTAATTCGAATCGCAAATTCAAATCCAATGTTCGTATATGCACTACTACAAACATACGTAGAACGATTAATTGAAGCAGAACAAAAATTAAAAGATCTGACAGAGGTAAGTGATGGGACTTAA
- a CDS encoding ABC transporter substrate-binding protein, giving the protein METIKVRYGIYYVLFILFFFLPFQSLLAVEKVTLHLKWFHQFQFAGYYAAYEKGFYKDVGLDVELIESSVGVKGIHEKVVRTTGQYGVGSNELLLQRHMGKPVVVLGVIFQHSPSVLFFKKSSNLQSIHDLAGKRVMLTPWMEEIVAYLKKEGINPSDLQLLEHKFNPRDLIEGRVDAYSGYATTQAFDFKKAGLPVVAYSPRLAGIDFYGDNFFTSEEEVEKFPNRVKAFREATLRGWIYAMDHQDEIVDLIYAKYSQKNPKERLLFEAQQMTPLIQPVLVEMGYMNPGRWKHINDIYFELGMLPKNISLKGFMYDPNPPRNYNWLYYTFFTVLSIVAIIWLVQWKRLNKQYAENLKNQVKQRTEELRQSNESLQILNQSLVNTLKELTEAQDRLLSSEKLAVLGQLAAGMAHELNTPLGAIVSSNLSLSDFLINKLQVVISTIINFNVEDTKRYKLVLSESLEHQSYMEGKSERTLKKELHSQFSHLQKMDLYGDHIQLIVETGLFRKKNQIEYVLESKRSLEILQVVANINSAYRCNQIISVASEKATHVIRALKNYLVSEKETSNNESIIDLEVEIETILSLYHYNLSKVTVVKNFGPDKHCIGNRDKLNQVWINLINNGLHAMSYSGTLEIKLQTIQNWIKISIIDSGIGVSENIRDKIFEPFFTTKPNGEGMGLGLDICKKMILQMNGKIELEPTTHGACFSVWLPKANS; this is encoded by the coding sequence ATGGAAACGATCAAAGTTCGTTACGGAATATACTATGTTTTATTCATTTTATTCTTTTTTTTGCCATTTCAATCTTTATTAGCAGTCGAGAAAGTTACATTACATCTAAAATGGTTCCATCAATTTCAATTTGCCGGGTATTATGCAGCTTATGAAAAAGGATTTTACAAAGATGTTGGTTTAGATGTTGAACTTATAGAAAGTTCTGTTGGAGTCAAAGGTATCCATGAAAAAGTGGTGCGAACTACAGGTCAATATGGTGTAGGGAGTAACGAATTATTATTACAACGTCATATGGGGAAACCAGTTGTTGTGTTAGGTGTTATATTTCAGCACTCACCATCCGTTTTGTTTTTCAAAAAATCTTCCAATTTACAAAGTATTCATGATTTAGCTGGTAAAAGAGTTATGTTAACCCCTTGGATGGAGGAAATTGTTGCCTATTTAAAAAAGGAAGGTATCAATCCATCGGATCTTCAATTACTGGAACACAAATTTAATCCTCGTGATTTAATTGAGGGTAGAGTAGATGCATATTCAGGTTATGCGACAACTCAAGCATTTGATTTCAAAAAAGCGGGTCTTCCTGTAGTTGCCTATTCGCCTCGCCTTGCTGGAATAGATTTTTATGGTGATAATTTTTTTACAAGTGAAGAGGAAGTGGAAAAATTTCCAAATAGAGTCAAAGCATTTAGAGAGGCTACACTGCGTGGTTGGATTTATGCTATGGACCATCAAGATGAAATCGTAGATTTAATTTATGCTAAATATTCACAAAAAAATCCAAAGGAAAGACTTCTGTTTGAAGCTCAGCAGATGACACCTCTCATACAGCCCGTGTTAGTTGAGATGGGTTATATGAATCCTGGACGTTGGAAACACATCAATGATATTTATTTTGAATTAGGTATGTTGCCAAAAAATATTAGTTTAAAAGGGTTTATGTATGATCCAAATCCTCCAAGGAATTATAACTGGCTATATTATACTTTTTTTACTGTCTTATCGATCGTTGCAATTATTTGGCTTGTTCAATGGAAAAGACTTAATAAACAATATGCTGAGAACTTAAAAAACCAGGTTAAACAAAGAACAGAAGAGTTAAGGCAATCAAACGAAAGTTTGCAAATACTCAATCAAAGTTTGGTTAATACTTTAAAAGAACTTACAGAAGCACAAGATCGTTTATTATCTTCAGAAAAATTAGCTGTTCTTGGTCAATTAGCCGCCGGAATGGCTCATGAATTAAATACCCCATTAGGAGCGATCGTTTCTTCCAATTTATCACTTTCTGATTTTCTAATAAACAAATTACAGGTGGTCATTTCGACTATAATCAATTTCAATGTGGAAGATACAAAACGATACAAATTGGTACTATCTGAAAGTTTAGAACATCAATCCTATATGGAAGGAAAATCTGAAAGGACATTAAAAAAAGAGCTGCATTCCCAATTTTCACATTTACAAAAAATGGATCTATATGGAGACCATATCCAATTAATTGTAGAAACGGGTTTGTTTCGAAAAAAAAACCAAATTGAATATGTCTTAGAGAGTAAAAGGTCACTTGAAATTTTACAAGTTGTTGCAAACATCAATTCAGCATATAGATGTAATCAAATCATTTCAGTTGCATCTGAAAAGGCTACTCATGTAATCCGCGCTCTGAAGAACTATTTAGTTTCAGAAAAAGAAACATCTAATAATGAATCAATTATAGATTTGGAAGTCGAAATTGAAACTATATTGTCTTTATACCACTATAATTTGAGTAAAGTAACGGTTGTTAAAAATTTTGGACCGGATAAACATTGTATTGGGAATCGAGATAAATTGAACCAAGTTTGGATTAATTTGATAAATAATGGATTACATGCTATGTCTTATAGTGGCACGTTGGAAATTAAGCTACAAACGATTCAAAACTGGATTAAAATATCAATCATTGATTCAGGAATAGGTGTAAGTGAAAACATTCGAGATAAAATATTTGAACCATTTTTTACCACGAAACCAAATGGCGAGGGAATGGGTCTAGGATTGGATATCTGTAAAAAAATGATCCTACAGATGAACGGTAAAATTGAATTAGAACCAACTACTCATGGAGCATGTTTTTCTGTTTGGTTACCAAAAGCTAATTCTTAA
- a CDS encoding PadR family transcriptional regulator, translating to MKRESKTQYALLGILSQCEMNGYEIRKYIESTISFFWNESFGQIYPTLSKLEKDGLIKEWEKTDTNGKKKKVFKVTRPGLEEFRRWMDESPIQTNKRNELLFKVFFGRHMNPKLLVEQLEGEINKQKQDLKALKVFQKELKTDWDNHPDNEYWNLTLEFAEKQTMLNLDWIQKVKGKIKEK from the coding sequence ATGAAACGTGAAAGTAAAACACAATATGCTCTATTAGGAATATTATCACAATGTGAGATGAATGGATACGAGATTCGAAAGTACATCGAATCAACGATAAGTTTTTTTTGGAATGAAAGTTTTGGTCAAATTTATCCAACATTATCCAAATTGGAAAAAGATGGGTTGATCAAAGAATGGGAGAAAACAGATACAAATGGAAAGAAAAAAAAGGTATTTAAAGTAACTCGTCCTGGCCTTGAAGAATTTAGAAGATGGATGGACGAATCTCCCATACAAACCAACAAACGAAATGAACTTCTATTTAAAGTATTTTTTGGTAGGCATATGAATCCAAAATTACTGGTAGAACAATTGGAAGGAGAGATCAATAAACAAAAACAAGATTTAAAGGCTTTAAAAGTTTTTCAGAAAGAATTGAAAACCGATTGGGACAATCATCCCGATAATGAGTATTGGAATTTAACTTTGGAATTTGCTGAAAAACAAACCATGTTGAATCTTGATTGGATTCAAAAGGTAAAAGGGAAAATCAAAGAAAAATAA
- a CDS encoding DUF1554 domain-containing protein, whose translation MLRTIKFILASLIVVSCSELSYENVCDIKSDQFLKGIVLMNMLGEREYKCLSYDINIATSVLEVNPSIGILSETGPSFTIGSTLNFTIRLKKNPSSQVEIQIYSTLPSLASLSTNSLIFTEENWSVHQSFTLTGINDSLINGDRNFKLNIKLISEDIKFNQLNSEIPIQLKDNEKRLFLSTGNYRGGEFGGINGADQICNADIKCPQGSTCKAMILSSTRIASLTANIGDGQLDWVLHPYTHYYLPNNTTLIANTNGTSLLQIPFSAVIDSVPSGTWLGSNSGYVLGSNDCLNWTDNVGAYNGYIFRTQFADNTLFGGNYLCSNQVKLFCVEF comes from the coding sequence ATGTTGAGAACAATTAAATTCATATTGGCTTCTTTGATAGTTGTTTCTTGTAGTGAATTATCTTATGAAAATGTTTGTGATATAAAATCCGATCAATTTTTAAAAGGGATCGTTTTGATGAATATGTTAGGTGAGAGGGAATATAAGTGTTTGTCTTATGACATAAATATCGCTACAAGCGTTTTGGAGGTAAACCCGAGTATCGGCATTCTTTCTGAAACTGGGCCAAGTTTTACGATAGGCAGTACTCTAAACTTTACGATTCGATTGAAAAAAAATCCTTCTTCCCAAGTTGAAATTCAAATCTATTCTACTCTACCTTCACTCGCTTCACTTTCTACCAATTCGCTTATTTTTACTGAGGAAAACTGGTCAGTTCATCAAAGTTTTACTCTCACCGGGATAAATGATTCTTTAATCAATGGAGATAGAAACTTTAAATTGAATATAAAACTTATTTCAGAAGATATAAAATTCAATCAACTGAATTCTGAAATTCCCATTCAATTGAAAGACAACGAAAAAAGATTATTTTTATCAACTGGAAATTATCGAGGAGGCGAATTTGGCGGCATCAATGGTGCAGATCAAATCTGTAATGCTGATATCAAATGCCCTCAAGGTTCCACTTGTAAAGCAATGATTTTAAGTAGCACCAGAATCGCATCCCTTACTGCAAATATAGGAGATGGTCAATTGGATTGGGTCCTTCATCCATATACGCATTATTATCTACCAAATAATACAACATTGATTGCGAATACTAATGGAACTTCATTACTTCAGATACCATTTTCAGCTGTAATTGACAGTGTACCATCTGGAACATGGCTAGGCAGTAATTCTGGTTATGTTTTAGGAAGTAATGATTGTTTGAATTGGACAGACAATGTGGGAGCTTACAACGGATATATATTTCGTACGCAATTTGCTGATAATACTCTTTTTGGTGGAAACTATTTGTGTAGTAATCAAGTGAAATTGTTTTGTGTAGAATTTTGA
- a CDS encoding SDR family oxidoreductase, translating into MKKIAIVTGASRGIGLSISKMLLSLDFKVYGICRYPEKCNFNHQDFHLYKGDLRESKTIPLFLDQIPTKQNITLLVNNAGIAYFSPIEELSSEKINEMVQVNLTTPMILTQSLTRVLKENSGRIIFIGSVSGEEISPWGNVYGSLKAGIHHFARLLFDELRKLSVKVHLIIPDITKTEFYDHLNIEPDTDPKSYLLPDQITNIIKNLLLDQSGLVIPEIVVKPEIFKLKRKKFQK; encoded by the coding sequence ATGAAAAAGATTGCAATCGTCACTGGAGCATCTCGTGGGATTGGTTTGTCTATTTCTAAAATGTTATTAAGCTTAGATTTCAAAGTTTATGGAATCTGTAGATATCCGGAAAAATGTAATTTTAATCATCAAGATTTTCATTTATACAAAGGAGATTTAAGAGAATCTAAAACGATTCCTTTGTTTTTGGATCAAATTCCAACGAAACAAAATATAACATTATTAGTGAATAATGCAGGTATTGCTTATTTTTCTCCAATTGAAGAATTGTCGTCAGAAAAAATTAATGAAATGGTCCAAGTGAATCTAACAACACCAATGATTTTAACACAATCTTTGACTAGAGTTTTAAAGGAAAATTCTGGCAGGATTATTTTCATCGGTTCTGTTTCAGGTGAGGAAATATCTCCCTGGGGAAACGTTTATGGTTCACTGAAAGCAGGAATCCATCACTTCGCAAGGTTATTGTTTGATGAATTGCGTAAATTGTCAGTGAAGGTTCATTTGATTATTCCTGATATTACAAAAACAGAATTTTATGATCATTTGAATATAGAACCAGATACAGATCCTAAATCTTATTTGTTACCTGACCAGATTACCAATATTATAAAAAATTTGCTTTTGGACCAATCAGGACTCGTCATTCCAGAGATTGTTGTAAAACCAGAAATTTTTAAATTAAAAAGAAAGAAGTTTCAAAAATAA
- a CDS encoding alpha/beta fold hydrolase, which yields MDGKFNNSESMKQFGQFFDFQGHSIFYGTFGKGETLLLLHGYPFNSFDWNWVLEDLSKRYQVIFIDFLGMGFSDKPENHLYSFEEYVLILNSLLLKLNIKQVKILAHDLAVSIVQEMVSTNEKLNFEISSIAFMNGGLFTDVYNPRLIQRLLSQTPNIVGKFISKKISRKSVEKSLQQMFGPNTQPSQNLLEEYWSILNYNEGKQIAYLIGRLVFEKVKYQKRWIEALKNTKIPFCYIYGPNDPNSGTQMALRFKKEYPNAPIYNLSNDIGHWPQVESPKEVVTIFLNFQDKLIQK from the coding sequence ATGGATGGTAAATTTAATAATTCCGAATCCATGAAACAATTTGGTCAATTTTTTGATTTTCAAGGTCATTCCATATTTTATGGAACTTTTGGAAAAGGAGAAACCTTGCTTTTGTTACATGGTTATCCATTTAATAGTTTTGATTGGAATTGGGTTTTGGAAGATTTGTCAAAACGATACCAAGTCATTTTTATAGATTTTTTAGGAATGGGTTTTTCTGATAAACCTGAAAATCATTTGTATTCTTTCGAAGAATATGTTTTAATACTCAATTCACTTCTCTTAAAATTAAATATAAAACAAGTAAAAATTTTAGCACATGATCTTGCGGTTAGCATTGTCCAAGAAATGGTGTCAACAAATGAAAAATTGAATTTTGAGATTTCATCTATTGCATTTATGAATGGTGGTTTATTCACAGATGTTTATAACCCTAGATTGATCCAAAGATTATTATCGCAAACACCAAACATTGTAGGTAAATTTATCAGCAAAAAAATATCACGTAAGTCGGTGGAAAAATCCTTACAACAAATGTTTGGACCTAATACACAACCTAGTCAAAATTTGTTAGAAGAATATTGGAGCATTCTCAATTACAATGAGGGTAAACAAATTGCATATTTGATTGGACGATTGGTCTTTGAAAAGGTGAAATACCAAAAACGTTGGATAGAAGCACTTAAAAATACAAAAATCCCTTTTTGTTATATCTATGGTCCCAATGATCCAAATTCTGGAACGCAAATGGCACTTCGATTCAAAAAAGAATATCCAAATGCTCCAATATACAATTTATCTAACGATATTGGCCACTGGCCACAAGTGGAATCACCCAAAGAAGTGGTGACTATATTTTTGAATTTCCAAGATAAACTGATACAAAAGTAA